CGTTTCAGAAGCGAGGGGAATCCCAATTCTTTCTCAAGTTACGAACAATTTGCCGATGCGAGCGTTGGAAAAGAAAGTCTGCTCCTTTGTGTTGTAAGCAAAAATGAGGAAGGAATTATTTTACGAAATCAAACCCAATTCTTTTGAAAGTTTAAAGATATTTCCTTTCGCCTTCAATTTCAAAAGGAGTTCATCCGAGTTGAGAATCTTATTCACGACCGATTCCGGAAGATCCTGCATTTCCTCGTAGATTTCCTTGTATTCTTCGATCGAAATTTTCGTACAGAAGAGATTGGCTTGGAAGTAATAGACTTGGTGTGCGATGAGGAAGTTGAGAGAATCGATGTCTTCCAAAGCTTCCGCTGTGATGATCGCTTCTCTGTTATCCGAAAGTCTTCTACAATAATCGATAAACGCGAGGTTGTCTAAGAATTTTGTAAGATCCTGATCCGCCTTGAATTTAAAACTGATCGGGTCGAGTTTGAATTCTTTGATCATTTCTCCGAGATCCAAAACGATCTGGTGACTCTGACTTTTAACTCCGAAATCATCCGCGGCGAAACTGATTCCGAAATTCCAAAAACGTTTACAGACACTTTTGAGCGTGATCTCCGCTTCTTCGTACGGTTTTTCGATCAGCTCCATCCTCACGAGAGCCGGACTTAGATTTTGATTGAGAAGAAGGTTGTGAAACCGGGTTACCTTCTCATCCGTGTCGAACGTATCGATCAGAGTCTGAGGAGAAATGTTGAATTTTAAGAGTCCCGGCGCCCCGTTACAACACATCGTAAGTTTTTCCAAGATCAGAAGTTCGATCCGATTTAAGTCCTGATCGTGAGGAATATCCCGAATTAGGTCCGCATAACCGGCGTAAGCTTCTCCGCCCACAAAAACCTCCCCCCCCTTCATCGAATACGTGTGAAGTTTGTGGTTGTAGTGGATGATCGGCTGGATTACCGCGTCCGCTTTTTCGCCCGCGAAGTAATCGTTGACCCGATTGAGATACGTCCAACTCCAACGAATGAGATTGTCTTTTAGGTTCTTGAGGGAAGAAACTTCCAGTTCGTGAAAGATTTCATCCACGTAAGAGATATAATTGCACTGGGTTCTCGCGATTCCGAAATCGAAGTTCATAGAACCGTTCTTGATCGATACTTCTCGGAATCTTCCCAACACGGAATCAAAGTTTAAGAATCCGTTGGATCCGCTGATTTGAACCGGAGCGACTCCGATCAAAAGATTCTTCTTATCCCCGTAACAATAATAAGAATAGTGATTTTCCGCGCCGGGATGAAGTTCCGAAATTTTGATCGGAACCAATTGTAGAAAATCCAAAAATGAAAGGGATTTGATGTCTTGAAATCTTAGGAGAACGATCGGTTTTCCGCGATTCTCGTTGATAAAG
The sequence above is a segment of the Leptospira stimsonii genome. Coding sequences within it:
- a CDS encoding EAL domain-containing protein is translated as MTTSKSPKIRSFDEGEIEQFKNVFINENRGKPIVLLRFQDIKSLSFLDFLQLVPIKISELHPGAENHYSYYCYGDKKNLLIGVAPVQISGSNGFLNFDSVLGRFREVSIKNGSMNFDFGIARTQCNYISYVDEIFHELEVSSLKNLKDNLIRWSWTYLNRVNDYFAGEKADAVIQPIIHYNHKLHTYSMKGGEVFVGGEAYAGYADLIRDIPHDQDLNRIELLILEKLTMCCNGAPGLLKFNISPQTLIDTFDTDEKVTRFHNLLLNQNLSPALVRMELIEKPYEEAEITLKSVCKRFWNFGISFAADDFGVKSQSHQIVLDLGEMIKEFKLDPISFKFKADQDLTKFLDNLAFIDYCRRLSDNREAIITAEALEDIDSLNFLIAHQVYYFQANLFCTKISIEEYKEIYEEMQDLPESVVNKILNSDELLLKLKAKGNIFKLSKELGLIS